The following proteins are co-located in the Chryseobacterium daecheongense genome:
- a CDS encoding Arc family DNA binding domain-containing protein, whose translation MKSQKSQNSSESTQKGKKSFVIRIEESTYKLLEKWANDEFRSVNGQIEYLLHQSLIESGRKKKE comes from the coding sequence ATGAAATCTCAAAAATCTCAAAATTCTTCTGAAAGCACTCAAAAAGGCAAAAAATCCTTTGTGATAAGGATAGAAGAATCAACGTATAAACTTCTTGAGAAGTGGGCGAATGATGAGTTTAGGAGTGTAAACGGACAAATTGAGTATTTGCTTCATCAGAGTCTTATTGAGTCGGGAAGGAAGAAAAAGGAATAG
- a CDS encoding aldehyde dehydrogenase family protein has product MSKKVKDFGIEKSLKNLGIKDDNKGTSVGGKYFASGKVIESYSPVDGKLIAKVKTSNEGDYEKVIQSAQKAFQEFRLIPAPKRGEIVRQLGLKLREYKDDLGKLVSYEMGKSLQEGLGEVQEMIDICDFAVGLSRQLHGYTMHSERPGHRMYEQYHPLGIVGIITAFNFPVAVWAWNTALSWICGNVTIWKPSEKTPFCAIACQNILAEVLKENNLFEGISSVLVSDHEIGQKLVEDKRVSLISFTGSTRVGRMVSSKVAERFGKSILELGGNNAIIISKDADLDMSIIGAVFGAVGTAGQRCTSTRRLIIHESVYDEVKNRLVKAYGQLKIGNPLDESNHVGPLIDTGAVTQYEESIKKCKKEGGKFIVEGGVLSGKEYESGCYVKPCIAEVKNSYEIVQHETFAPILYLIKYKTLDEAIAIQNDVPQGLSSAIMTQNLREAELFLSHAGSDCGIANVNIGTSGAEIGGAFGGEKETGGGRESGSDVWKYYMRRQTNTINYTTNLPLAQGIKFDI; this is encoded by the coding sequence ATGTCTAAAAAAGTCAAGGATTTCGGTATCGAGAAATCCCTAAAAAATCTAGGTATTAAAGATGACAACAAAGGAACTTCTGTAGGGGGGAAATACTTTGCATCGGGGAAAGTAATTGAAAGTTATTCTCCTGTTGATGGAAAATTAATTGCTAAAGTAAAAACATCGAATGAAGGTGATTATGAAAAGGTAATTCAGTCTGCTCAAAAGGCTTTTCAGGAATTCAGGTTAATCCCGGCGCCTAAAAGAGGGGAAATCGTAAGACAATTAGGTCTAAAACTAAGAGAATATAAAGATGATTTGGGAAAACTTGTTTCGTATGAAATGGGAAAGTCCCTGCAGGAAGGTCTTGGTGAAGTTCAGGAGATGATTGATATCTGTGATTTTGCGGTTGGTCTATCAAGACAGCTTCATGGATATACGATGCATTCTGAAAGACCAGGTCACAGAATGTACGAACAATATCACCCGCTAGGGATTGTGGGAATCATTACAGCTTTTAACTTTCCGGTAGCTGTTTGGGCTTGGAATACAGCATTATCATGGATTTGTGGGAATGTTACGATCTGGAAGCCTTCCGAAAAAACACCTTTCTGTGCAATTGCATGTCAAAATATTTTAGCAGAAGTTCTTAAAGAAAATAATCTTTTTGAAGGGATTTCAAGTGTATTGGTTTCAGATCATGAGATCGGGCAAAAATTAGTTGAAGATAAGCGCGTTTCTTTAATTTCGTTTACAGGTTCTACGAGAGTAGGAAGAATGGTTTCTTCTAAAGTAGCAGAGAGATTTGGAAAATCAATCCTTGAGCTAGGTGGAAATAACGCCATCATTATCTCTAAAGATGCTGATCTTGATATGTCTATCATTGGGGCTGTATTTGGAGCTGTAGGAACTGCAGGACAAAGATGCACATCTACAAGAAGACTGATCATTCATGAAAGCGTTTACGATGAAGTGAAAAACAGATTGGTAAAAGCATACGGACAGCTGAAAATAGGAAACCCGTTAGATGAATCCAATCATGTGGGACCATTGATCGATACCGGTGCTGTTACCCAATACGAAGAATCAATAAAAAAATGTAAAAAAGAAGGCGGTAAATTCATCGTTGAAGGCGGTGTTCTAAGCGGTAAAGAATATGAGTCAGGATGCTATGTAAAACCATGTATCGCGGAAGTAAAAAACTCATACGAGATTGTGCAGCATGAAACTTTTGCACCAATTCTTTATTTGATCAAATACAAAACTCTTGACGAAGCCATCGCTATTCAAAATGATGTTCCTCAGGGATTGTCTTCTGCAATTATGACCCAAAACTTAAGAGAGGCAGAATTATTCCTTTCCCATGCGGGTTCAGATTGTGGAATTGCCAATGTAAATATCGGAACTTCAGGTGCTGAAATCGGCGGAGCTTTCGGTGGTGAAAAAGAAACAGGAGGAGGTAGAGAATCCGGTTCTGACGTTTGGAAATACTATATGAGAAGACAAACAAATACCATCAATTATACTACAAACCTTCCTTTGGCACAAGGGATTAAATTTGATATTTAA
- the lat gene encoding L-lysine 6-transaminase, with product MEQTIDIKANKVKETVGKHVLADGFDFVMDIERSHGSWLYDKLTDREFLDMFSMFGSGSIGYNHPYLVSKSDWLGKMAVNKPTLADVYSEEYAHFLEVFERVVIPEELQYAFFIEGGTLGVENAMKACFDWKTRKNFAKGLQTEAGICIHFRQAFHGRSGYTLSLTNTSDPRKYQYFPMFEWPRILNPKLSFPITEENLEETIKNERMALLHIEEAILSNPDKVACIIIEPIQAEGGDNHFRDEFFVELRKLCDQNEILLIFDEVQTGIGITGKMWAFQHFTAKPDIISFGKKAQVCGVLANKEKFDEVPNNVFRESSRINSTFGGNFIDMLRFQLVMEVIEKENLVENAKEVGEYLLEGLQNLAQKYPEKISNARGRGLMCAVDLPSGGQRNLLVNELFKDGLIILPCGDQSVRFRPHLNVSREEIQLALDKIENNINKI from the coding sequence ATGGAACAAACAATTGATATAAAAGCAAATAAAGTTAAAGAAACAGTAGGGAAACATGTACTTGCAGATGGTTTTGATTTCGTTATGGATATCGAAAGATCTCATGGATCATGGTTATATGACAAACTTACTGACAGAGAATTTTTGGATATGTTTTCTATGTTCGGTTCAGGATCTATAGGATACAATCACCCTTATCTTGTAAGTAAATCAGATTGGCTAGGTAAAATGGCGGTCAATAAGCCTACCCTGGCAGATGTTTATTCCGAAGAGTATGCTCATTTTTTAGAAGTTTTTGAAAGAGTGGTTATTCCGGAAGAATTGCAATATGCGTTTTTTATTGAAGGGGGAACATTAGGTGTTGAAAATGCAATGAAGGCATGTTTCGACTGGAAAACCCGCAAAAATTTTGCTAAAGGACTTCAGACAGAAGCTGGAATTTGTATTCACTTCAGACAGGCATTTCATGGAAGAAGCGGTTATACTTTAAGCTTAACCAATACTTCCGATCCAAGAAAATATCAATATTTCCCAATGTTTGAATGGCCAAGGATCCTTAATCCAAAATTAAGCTTTCCTATTACAGAGGAAAATCTTGAAGAGACCATTAAAAATGAAAGAATGGCATTATTGCACATCGAAGAGGCAATTCTTTCCAATCCGGATAAAGTGGCATGCATTATCATTGAGCCGATCCAGGCAGAAGGAGGAGATAATCACTTCAGGGATGAATTTTTCGTTGAACTAAGAAAGCTGTGTGATCAGAATGAGATCCTGCTGATTTTTGATGAAGTTCAGACAGGTATTGGAATTACCGGAAAAATGTGGGCTTTCCAACATTTTACGGCTAAGCCGGACATTATTTCTTTTGGTAAAAAAGCACAGGTTTGTGGTGTTTTAGCAAATAAAGAAAAATTTGATGAAGTTCCGAACAATGTTTTCAGAGAGAGTTCAAGAATCAATTCTACATTCGGAGGAAACTTTATAGACATGCTCCGTTTTCAATTGGTTATGGAAGTGATTGAAAAAGAAAACCTTGTTGAGAATGCTAAGGAGGTTGGAGAATATCTATTGGAAGGGTTGCAAAATCTGGCTCAGAAATATCCTGAAAAGATTTCCAATGCAAGAGGAAGAGGATTGATGTGTGCAGTAGATTTACCTTCCGGAGGACAAAGAAATCTTTTAGTAAATGAACTTTTCAAAGATGGATTAATAATTTTACCATGCGGTGATCAATCCGTTCGTTTCAGACCACATTTGAATGTTTCGAGAGAAGAAATTCAATTGGCTCTCGATAAAATTGAAAATAATATTAACAAAATTTAA
- a CDS encoding DUF2007 domain-containing protein: MERSTRVSVFESDNPSEIQLIKSKLDDAQITNTVENNYLTFTTTPTATSLKLMVDLEDEKKAFEIIDTYIQQSANQ; this comes from the coding sequence ATGGAAAGAAGTACGAGAGTATCAGTTTTTGAAAGTGATAATCCTTCAGAAATTCAATTGATCAAGTCTAAATTAGATGACGCTCAAATCACAAACACAGTTGAAAATAATTATCTCACTTTTACAACAACGCCAACGGCAACATCGCTAAAGCTCATGGTGGATCTGGAAGATGAGAAAAAAGCATTTGAAATTATTGACACTTATATACAACAAAGTGCAAACCAATAA
- a CDS encoding GNAT family N-acetyltransferase — MTQQIKFRKAEIKEKNIIWDIIQQSIERRRLDGSTQWQNGYPNEDTIESDISKGFGFVLTVDDVIAVYVALIFNDEPAYSTIDGAWLSDGEFVVVHRVAVSEEFAGQGLVKKLFDYIENYTKSQGVLSVKVDTNYDNIAMLKILEKQGYSYCGEVVLAGGVRKAFEKIII, encoded by the coding sequence ATGACGCAGCAAATTAAGTTCAGAAAGGCCGAAATTAAAGAAAAAAATATCATCTGGGACATTATCCAGCAATCAATCGAAAGGAGAAGATTGGACGGGAGTACTCAGTGGCAAAATGGTTATCCGAATGAAGATACTATAGAAAGTGATATTTCGAAAGGTTTTGGTTTTGTTCTTACAGTAGATGATGTTATTGCCGTTTATGTTGCCCTGATATTTAATGACGAGCCTGCTTATAGTACCATTGATGGGGCATGGCTTAGTGACGGTGAGTTTGTTGTTGTTCACCGTGTAGCTGTTTCCGAAGAGTTTGCCGGACAGGGACTTGTAAAAAAACTATTTGATTATATAGAAAATTACACAAAAAGCCAGGGGGTATTGAGTGTAAAAGTAGACACTAATTATGATAATATTGCCATGCTGAAGATTCTTGAAAAGCAAGGTTATTCCTATTGCGGTGAAGTAGTTCTTGCCGGAGGAGTCCGAAAAGCATTCGAGAAGATTATAATTTGA